One region of Tachysurus fulvidraco isolate hzauxx_2018 chromosome 9, HZAU_PFXX_2.0, whole genome shotgun sequence genomic DNA includes:
- the nsl1 gene encoding kinetochore-associated protein NSL1 homolog — protein MADAGGVPESTVENHQDVRVNVKSKRMVSYQLAKYKSLLIKLLEGQPGVNESDVEKISQEMLSNFEIAVQENISVGGLSWDEAAEENNEDYECSTVDDLLDEKIVQTSWKRSLYPKRILPYFVRSLKAERKLMGLLESGIKAQEVKRDPVQDATMSGVSAAATRMFSQASTVMKSLKELKQMAEGLHQVLNTQPSSESLEVYRDVFSSDGKVQCSIESPANRQSIRRAVTERKYSTQYDPLIPTTSHQ, from the exons ATGGCGGACGCTGGTGGAGTCCCGGAATCAACGGTAGAGAACCATCAAGATGTCAGAGTTAATGTCAAGTCCAAGAGAATGGTCTCTTATCAGCTCGCAAAGTATAAAAGTTTACTTATAAAACTGCTCGAGGGTCAACCGGGAGTAAACGAAAGCGACGTAGAGAAGATCTCACAGGAAATGTTGTCG AACTTCGAGATTGCGGTGCAGGAAAACATCAGTGTTGGAGGTTTGTCCTGGGATGAAGCAGCGGAGGAGAACAATGAAG ATTATGAGTGCAGCACTGTGGATGACCTGCTCGATGAGAAGATTGTACAGACCAGCTGGAAACGCAGCCTTTACCCAAAGAGGATTCTGCCTTATTTTGTCCGTTCCCTAAAAGCCGAACGCAAACTCATG GGTTTGTTGGAAAGTGGTATAAAGGCACAAGAAGTGAAGCGTGATCCAGTTCAGG ACGCCACAATGAGCGGCGTTTCTGCTGCTGCAACCAGGATGTTCTCACAAGCATCTACAGTCAtgaag TCTCTGAAGGAGTTGAAGCAGATGGCAGAAGGTCTTCACCAGGTGCTGAACACACAGCCCTCATCTGAGAGCCTGGAGGTCTACAGAGACGTCTTCAGCTCTGACGGAAAAGTCCAGTGTAGCATCGAGTCTCCTGCTAACAGACAGTCCATCAGAAGAGCTGTGACTGAGAgaaaatacagtacacaatacgaTCCTCTGATCCCAACCACTTCACACCAATAA